In Gopherus flavomarginatus isolate rGopFla2 chromosome 5, rGopFla2.mat.asm, whole genome shotgun sequence, one DNA window encodes the following:
- the LOC127052590 gene encoding lysosomal membrane ascorbate-dependent ferrireductase CYB561A3, with translation MPTFQFLPFLALLGTLGFLCVVFTGFWSQHWRGGFAWDGSTKMFNWHPVFMVTGMLVLYGAAVLVYRVPSSWVGPKLPWKLLHAALTLAAFVLVVLGLVAVFGFHNDQGIPNMYSLHSWLGLAAVLLFSCQWLMGFATFLLPWSPAWLRIIYKPVHVFFGSTILALAMAASISGINEKLFFSLTNKTVPYAKLPPEAWFANSLGMLILVFGLLVLWALAMPAWKRPESESLEARQPLLH, from the exons atGCCCACCTTCCAGTTCTTGCCCTTCTTGGCGCTGCTGGGCACCCTGGGGTTCCTGTGTGTGGTGTTCACAGGGTTCTGGTCCCAGCATTGGCGCGGAGGCTTTGCCTGGGATGGCTCCACCAAGATGTTTAACTGGCACCCGGTCTTCATGGTGACGGGCATGCTGGTGCTGTATGGGGCGG CGGTCTTGGTGTACCGTGTGCCCAGCTCCTGGGTGGGCCCCAAGCTCCCATGGAAGCTGCTCCACGCGGCACTGACCCTGGCAGCCTTTGTCCTGGTCGTGCTGGGGCTCGTCGCCGTCTTCGGGTTCCACAATGACCAGGGTATCCCCAACATGTACTCGCTGCACAGCTGGTTGGGGCTGGCAGCTGTGCTGCTCTTCTCTTGTCAG TGGCTCATGGGGTTTGCTACTTTCCTGTTACCCTGGTCCCCTGCCTGGCTGCGGATCATCTACAAGCCCGTTCACGTCTTCTTCGGCTCCACCATCCTCGCGCTGGCCATGGCAGCATCCATCTCTGGCATCAACGAGAAGCTCTTCTTCAGCCT GACGAACAAGACAGTTCCCTATGCCAAACTCCCCCCTGAGGCCTGGTTCGCCAATTCTCTGGGGATGCTCATCTTGGTCTTTGGGTTGCTGGTGCTGTGGGCTCTCGCCATGCCGGCCTGGAAGCGCCCAGAGTCAGAGTCACTGGAGGCCCGACAG cccctgctccatTAG